Proteins encoded together in one Lathyrus oleraceus cultivar Zhongwan6 chromosome 5, CAAS_Psat_ZW6_1.0, whole genome shotgun sequence window:
- the LOC127078512 gene encoding uncharacterized protein LOC127078512: MANGGFNEQDEASLSQCVKETFRESRKRDKKAFFLIYQSVDEYTFDKISNATTAKEAWDKLQTCNKGVEQVKKIRLQTLRGDFERLFMEESESISDYFSRVLAIVNQLKRNGEDVDEVKVMEKILRTLNQSFDFIVTNIEENKDLKTMTIEQLMGSLQAYEENQKRKIKQKEAMEQLLQLNIKEANYVNYKSQRGRGRGQDRGRGRGHGGEGRGSYNNYSNNGERSWNPQATRGRGRGNSWSRCDKSQIKCFNCNKIGHYASECRF; encoded by the exons ATGGCGAATGGGG GCTTCAATGAGCAAGATGAAGCCTCACTAAGCCAATGTGTAAAGGAGACATTTAGGGAGTCAAGAAAGAGAGACAAGAAAGCTTTCTTCCTAATTTATCAATCGGTGGATGAATATACATTTGACAAGATCTCCAACGCAACGACGGCCAAAGAAGCATGGGACAAACTTCAAACTTGCAACAAAGGAGTGGAACAGGTGAAAAAGATTCGTCTTCAAACTCTTAGAGGTGATTTTGAACGTTTATTTATGGAAGAGTCCGAGTCAATTTCTGATTATTTTTCTCGAGTATTGGCCATAGTCAATCAACTTAAAAGAAATGGTGAAGATGTTGATGAGGTAAAAGTCATGGAGAAAATACTTCGCACTTTAAATCAAAGTTTTGACTTCATTGTTACCAACATTGAAGAAAACAAGGATTTAAAGACCATGACTATTGAGCAACTCATGGGTTCCTTACAAGCATATGAAGAAAATCAAAAGAGAAAAATTAAACAAAAGGAGGCTATGGAGCAACTACTACAACTCAACATAAAGGAAGCAAATTATGTGAATTACAAGAGCCAAAGAGGACGAGGTCGTGGCCAAGATCGTGGGCGTGGACGAGGACATGGAGGAGAAGGAAGAGGCAGTTACAATAACTACTCTAACAATGGAGAAAGAAGTTGGAATCCACAAGCAACAAGAGGTCGTGGAAGAGGAAATTCATGGTCGAGGTGTGATAAATCACAAATCAAGTGCTTCAACTGCAACAAGATCGGTCACTATGCATCTGAGTGTAGATTCTAG